One Halichondria panicea chromosome 6, odHalPani1.1, whole genome shotgun sequence genomic window carries:
- the LOC135336799 gene encoding E3 ubiquitin-protein ligase TRIM71-like — translation MAVAKCIFPVSTTVQAGLTEMSVKILTCDSTDGMEQNLSKVQLECVGDMVKTSKHKRMAQLAIESKADTTINTALKRESQLKAADTHGLGQRKLDRVISGVNRPSGIAINSKGQIVVSEMGHPKISVFETTGVKIQSFGTKGTSKEQFVFPVGVVVDTKDNIYVFDQHNRYIQKFSPEGHFLSSVDSMGSGRLSLRHSTSLAYNKNKDLIYVSVISKIQVFTSDLSFHKTFQTGSFYPNCLCCDDSGYLYMANSNTVQVFTAEGELIVRKFDSSENLPGQRSFLKGFAINDGVLYTYSSNGLISMFTVTGDIVGSFEVQGFSNGCVPQWTRKAIAVNGNGTIFLVDFVYNQILILPR, via the exons ATGGCTGTTGCCAAGTGCATCTTCCCAGTTTCCACTACAGTACAAGCAGGTCTTACGGAGATGAGTGTCAAAATTCTCACCTGTGACAGTACAGATGGCATGGAACA AAATCTGAGCAAAGTCCAACTGGAATGTGTTGGAGATATGGTGAAGACGTCTAAACACAAAAGAATGGCCCAACTAGCTATAGAATCTAAAGCAGACACTACTATAA ATACTGccttgaaaagagagtcacaGCTAAAGGCAGCTGACACTCATGGACTCGGCCAGAGGAAGCTGGATCGTGTGATCAGTGGAGTGAATAGGCCTAGTGGTATAGCGATCAACAGCAAGGGCCAGATTGTTGTTAGTGAGATGGGTCATCCCAAAATCAGTGTGTTCGAAACGACTGGAGTCAAGATTCAATCATTTGGAACAAAAGGAACTAGCAAAGAACAATTTGTTTTCCCAGTAGGTGTTGTTGTTGATACAAAGGATAACATTTATGTTTTTGATCAACATAATCGTTATATTCAGAAGTTTTCACCAGAAGGACACTTCCTGTCATCGGTTGACTCCATGGGTAGTGGCAGGCTTTCGTTACGTCACTCAACAAGTTTAGCCTACAACAAGAACAAAGATTTGATCTATGTTAGTGTAATTTCCAAAATCCAAGTATTCACATCTGACCTTTCCTTTCACAAGACTTTTCAAACAGGTTCTTTCTATCCAAACTGTTTGTGTTGCGATGATTCGGGTTATTTGTACATGGCTAATTCAAATACAGTGCAAGTGTTCACTGCTGAGGGAGAGTTAATTGTCCGCAAGTTCGATTCTTCAGAAAATCTTCCTGGTCAACGGAGCTTTTTGAAGGGCTTTGCAATCAATGATGGTGTATTATACACATATTCGAGCAATGGTCTTATATCCATGTTTACAGTAACTGGGGATATTGTTGGATCATTTGAGGTGCAAGGTTTTAGTAATGGATGTGTACCGCAATGGACACGTAAAGCCATAGCTGTTAATGGCAATGGGACAATCTTTTTAGTTGATTTTGTCTACAATCAAATCCTTATTTTACCCCGTTGA
- the LOC135336798 gene encoding procathepsin L-like: MAASTYVVIARVVCLVTLASLALALAPKTQLPERLQPYLHLINHTYFERAHSELVLRGEWQLWKRSHNKRYPTDRRDMERFAVWKSNKVYIDYHNQFKNVFGYNLAMNQFGDLSAEEYLYYTKCIDGAHYLDPNKHLAWVSFFDPEEFANTSQPVEINWRSQGIVSDVKNQGRCRSCYAFAITGALESMNALATKKIVQLSEQNIVDCSIPYGNRGCSGGSRLSSLMYIIDSGGLDTETTYPYFARQSLCQFSFSGSTSACTGMVRIHRGMESDLETAVGLVGPVTVGIDSKHYSFQFYQDGIYDEPECSSENLTHTLLVVGYGTDEYGKDYWLLKNSWGKSWGKDGYIKMTRNSNNQCGIASQALFPLL; encoded by the exons ATGGCAGCTTCAACATATGTTGTCATAGCTAGAGTTGTTTGTCTAGTTACCCTAGCCAGTTTAGCTTTAGCCCTTGCCCCAAAGACCCAGTTACCAGAGAGACTACAGCCTTATCTGCACCTCATCAACCACACATACTTTGAGAGAGCTCACAGTGAGCTGGTGTTGAGAGGGGAATGGCAACTATGGAAACGTAGTCATAATAAACGGTATCCCACTGACAGGAGGGATATGGAAAGGTTCGCTGTGTGGAAGTCCAACAAAGTCTACATTGACTATCACAACCAGTTCAAGAATGTGTTTGGGTACAACCTAGCCATGAATCAGTTTGGAGACTTG tcGGCTGAAGAGTATCTGTACTACACCAAGTGCATAGATGGTGCTCACTACCTAGACCCAAATAAGCACTTAGCATGGGTCTCCTTTTTCGACCCGGAGGAATTTGCTAACACAAGTCAGCCAGTCGAAATCAACTGGAGGAGCCAAGGCATTGTATCGGATGTGAAAAATCAG GGTCGGTGCAGAAGTTGTTATGCGTTTGCTATCACAGGTGCCCTGGAGAGTATGAATGCACTGGCCACTAAAAAGATTGTGCAACTCAGTGAGCAGAACATTGTCGACTGCTCAA ttCCGTATGGTAATCGTGGTTGCAGTGGTGGCTCTAGACTCTCGTCTCTAATGTACATCATTGACAGTGGAGGATTGGACACTGAGACCACCTACCCCTACTTTGCCAGG CAATCGCTGTGTCAGTTCAGCTTCAGTGGCTCAACTAGCGCGTGTACTGGGATGGTGCGCATACACAGGGGAATGGAGAGTGACCTAGAGACTGCAGTTGGATTGGTTGGACCAGTTACCGTGGGAATTGACTCGAAACATTATTCATTCCAG TTTTACCAGGATGGTATCTACGATGAGCCTGAGTGCTCCTCGGAGAACCTCACTCATACCCTGCTGGTGGTGGGCTACGGCACCGACGAATATGGGAAAGACTACTGGCTGTTAAAAAACAG ctggggTAAATCATGGGGCAAAGACGGCTACATAAAGATGACTAGGAACTCCAATAATCAGTGTGGAATTGCATCTCAAGCACTTTTCCCATTATTGTAG